The Pelagibacterium nitratireducens genome segment TCGGCGGCAAACCTGTGGCTGGCGGCAGCAATAGGAATTGCTGCTGGTGCCGGCCAATACGTTCTATTTGGGGCGGCACTCATCCTCGGTATTGTGCTGATCACGGTGGTGCGGCTGGCAGAGCGCCTTTTGCCGGGCAATAGCAAATCCGAAAGCAAAACCATTCCGGACACGATGGCTACTCCGATGAATAAAGATGGCACCGACAAAGCTCCCGTGCAAAAATCAGCAGACGCCCAAGCGACCAACACTGCAAACATCAGGAAAAAGCGGCGATAAAACAATGGCGAAGGACACCAGTAGATAGCTATGGACAAGAACCCGTTTGCAGGCAGAAAAATACTGATCGTCGAGGACGATTACATGATCGTCATCGACCTAATTCATCAATTGGAGCAGTTGGGTGCTCACATAATCGGTCCTGCCAGCAGCAATGAACAGGCGCTGAGGTTGATCGCAGAAACCGCATCCCTCGGTGGCGCGGTTCTCGATCTCAAAGTCAGTGGTGAAATGTCCGTGCCGGTAGCGGATGCGCTTTCGGAGAAGGGCATACGTTTTGTCTTCGCCACCGGCACGAATGCAAACGAGGTCCCAAAGAAATT includes the following:
- a CDS encoding MgtC/SapB family protein; its protein translation is MVQGLAQAIGFIAAGAIFVARGDVHNLTSAANLWLAAAIGIAAGAGQYVLFGAALILGIVLITVVRLAERLLPGNSKSESKTIPDTMATPMNKDGTDKAPVQKSADAQATNTANIRKKRR
- a CDS encoding response regulator, encoding MDKNPFAGRKILIVEDDYMIVIDLIHQLEQLGAHIIGPASSNEQALRLIAETASLGGAVLDLKVSGEMSVPVADALSEKGIRFVFATGTNANEVPKKFAHVPFYGKPVSILEIAQALSV